A genome region from Deinococcus ruber includes the following:
- the tig gene encoding trigger factor, with amino-acid sequence MAEIVSQSGNKVEFKVTVPANEVSRAYQQVWTAVARDVRVPGFRPGKAPKSVLAKRLMPGYVENEVRDRLLEVHYPQAARELKLNLVDATIDPGTLSDGQSFDFGVKGETYPKVVLGDWKTTTLSAQSPEITADVLEQTLTDLRERNATFESAERPVEANDMVTIQELAAEGEEASGSYPVYLDMAEAHVRDALLGKNKGDEVSITVPAHQHGDHEHPEHTVQVRIEDIKHKKLQELDDAFAASLNFESLDRLKTDLKNELENRAAREGETARREEFVTALVDGMQVEIPQALLERRREAMLEEIQGDLSRQGVKWDEYETFMQEQGKLDEFMADLAKNAETRVRRDLALEQLAEDLGVQLTDTQFNAALSALAQSNNMTIQTLRTQLGPNGLNSYYASIVREQALGQAVAQLSAASTSATSTEAAEGEAAPATEEAPAAEAESEQAAASEPESTPQEDTQTE; translated from the coding sequence ATGGCAGAAATAGTGAGTCAGAGCGGCAACAAGGTGGAGTTCAAGGTTACTGTGCCCGCGAACGAGGTCAGCCGTGCGTATCAGCAGGTCTGGACGGCAGTGGCACGTGACGTGCGCGTTCCCGGCTTCCGTCCTGGCAAGGCTCCCAAGAGCGTGCTTGCCAAGCGTCTGATGCCCGGATACGTCGAGAACGAGGTGCGTGACCGCCTGCTGGAAGTGCACTATCCGCAGGCCGCCCGCGAGCTGAAGCTGAACCTGGTAGACGCCACCATCGACCCCGGCACCCTGAGCGACGGTCAGAGCTTCGACTTCGGCGTGAAGGGCGAGACGTACCCCAAGGTCGTGCTGGGTGACTGGAAGACCACCACCCTGAGCGCACAGTCGCCCGAGATCACGGCGGACGTGCTGGAGCAGACCCTGACCGATCTGCGCGAGCGCAACGCCACCTTCGAGAGCGCCGAGCGCCCCGTGGAAGCCAACGACATGGTGACGATTCAGGAACTGGCCGCCGAGGGCGAGGAAGCCAGCGGCAGCTACCCGGTGTACCTGGACATGGCCGAGGCGCACGTGCGTGACGCGCTGCTGGGCAAGAACAAGGGCGACGAGGTGTCGATCACCGTTCCTGCTCATCAGCACGGCGACCACGAGCACCCCGAGCACACCGTTCAGGTGCGGATCGAAGACATCAAGCACAAGAAGTTGCAGGAGCTGGACGACGCCTTTGCCGCGTCGCTGAACTTCGAGTCGCTCGACCGCCTGAAGACCGACCTGAAGAACGAGCTGGAGAACCGCGCCGCCCGCGAAGGTGAGACGGCACGCCGCGAGGAATTCGTGACTGCGCTGGTCGACGGCATGCAGGTCGAGATCCCTCAGGCCCTGCTGGAGCGCCGCCGCGAGGCGATGCTGGAAGAGATTCAGGGCGACCTGTCTCGCCAGGGCGTCAAGTGGGACGAGTACGAGACCTTCATGCAGGAGCAGGGCAAGCTCGACGAGTTCATGGCCGACCTCGCCAAGAATGCCGAGACCCGCGTGCGCCGCGATCTGGCCCTGGAGCAGCTTGCCGAGGACCTGGGCGTCCAGCTCACCGACACCCAGTTCAATGCCGCGCTGAGCGCCCTGGCCCAGTCGAACAACATGACCATCCAGACGCTCCGCACGCAGCTCGGGCCGAACGGTCTGAACAGCTATTACGCCAGCATCGTGCGCGAGCAGGCGCTGGGGCAGGCCGTGGCTCAACTGAGCGCAGCCAGCACCTCCGCCACCAGCACTGAGGCTGCCGAGGGCGAAGCTGCTCCCGCGACCGAAGAGGCTCCGGCTGCCGAGGCCGAGAGCGAGCAGGCCGCCGCTTCTGAACCCGAGAGCACCCCCCAGGAAGACACCCAGACCGAGTAA